The following proteins are encoded in a genomic region of Dyadobacter sp. UC 10:
- a CDS encoding NAD-dependent epimerase/dehydratase family protein, which translates to MNIALVTGSAGLIGSESVAFLADKFDLVIGVDNNLRQYFFGADGNTEWNRNRIQDAFGNYKHYSADIREVSQLEPIFKEYGSDIKMIVHAAAQPSHDWAAREPFTDFGVNAVGTLNMLEMTRLHAPEAVFIFTSTNKVYGDNPNYLPLVELETRWEIDENHPYFENGIDENHSIDHTKHSIFGASKVAADIMVQEYGRYFGMKTAVFRGGCLTGPNHSGAQLHGFLAYLMKCAITGNHYTIFGYKGKQVRDNIHSHDLVNMFWHFYQNPRPGEVYNAGGGRFANCSMLEAIALCEQISGNKLSYSYSDTNRIGDHIWYVSDLSKFKSHYPGWNPEYGLVETLTQMHDGISSRLGLKTV; encoded by the coding sequence ATGAATATAGCTTTGGTTACCGGCTCGGCTGGATTGATAGGAAGTGAATCGGTTGCGTTTCTGGCTGATAAATTTGATCTTGTCATCGGTGTTGACAACAATTTGCGTCAATACTTTTTCGGAGCGGACGGAAATACAGAGTGGAACCGGAACCGGATCCAGGACGCTTTCGGAAACTACAAGCACTATTCGGCAGATATCAGGGAAGTGAGTCAGTTGGAGCCGATTTTCAAGGAGTACGGATCAGACATTAAAATGATCGTACACGCAGCAGCACAGCCAAGCCACGACTGGGCAGCACGCGAGCCTTTTACCGATTTCGGCGTGAATGCGGTAGGGACACTGAATATGCTTGAAATGACTCGGCTGCACGCCCCTGAGGCAGTTTTTATATTCACTTCAACAAATAAAGTTTACGGCGATAACCCCAATTACCTGCCGCTGGTAGAATTGGAAACACGTTGGGAAATCGACGAAAACCACCCGTATTTCGAAAACGGTATTGACGAAAACCATAGCATTGACCATACAAAACATTCCATTTTCGGCGCTTCGAAAGTGGCAGCTGATATTATGGTACAGGAATACGGCCGGTATTTCGGAATGAAAACTGCCGTTTTCCGCGGAGGCTGCCTTACCGGTCCCAACCATTCCGGCGCGCAGTTGCACGGATTTCTGGCTTACCTGATGAAATGTGCGATTACCGGCAACCATTACACGATTTTCGGCTACAAAGGCAAGCAGGTACGTGACAATATCCACAGCCACGACCTTGTGAATATGTTCTGGCATTTTTACCAGAACCCACGTCCAGGCGAGGTTTACAATGCAGGCGGCGGCCGCTTCGCGAATTGCTCGATGCTGGAAGCGATCGCGCTGTGCGAGCAGATCTCAGGCAACAAACTTTCTTATTCTTATTCTGACACCAACAGGATCGGCGATCATATCTGGTATGTGAGCGATCTTTCTAAATTCAAATCTCACTATCCCGGCTGGAACCCGGAATATGGTTTGGTAGAGACACTTACACAAATGCACGATGGCATTTCGTCCAGACTAGGTTTGAAAACGGTTTAA
- a CDS encoding glycosyltransferase yields MSENFVIIIPQFNDWEALNLLIEKINADVSTSILANTTLLVVDDCSSRLRTLPFATFSGKEIKVLRLYRNLGHQKAIAIGLSYVAEHLPTDKVIVMDADGEDAPSDINSLVRKSLEEPDKIIFAERNKRTEGLLFRSFYIIYKLIFNLLTGKMITFGNFSLIPKSRLQNLVRVSEIWNNYPGGIIKSRIPYDSVLTNRAKRLAGESKMNFVSLVLHGLSAISVMIDTTAVRILIFSIFMSGVAIAFIFVILFLKLIGNATPGWASTLGSTLMILMLQAFLISLFLVFMVLQYRSQQHFIPAVHYRDFVEKVDTIA; encoded by the coding sequence ATGTCAGAAAACTTTGTCATTATAATTCCTCAGTTCAACGACTGGGAGGCGCTGAACCTGCTGATTGAGAAAATAAATGCAGACGTCAGCACTTCAATTCTGGCTAATACTACTTTATTGGTTGTCGACGATTGTTCTTCAAGACTCCGCACATTACCTTTTGCTACTTTCAGCGGTAAGGAAATCAAGGTTTTAAGATTATACAGAAATCTTGGACATCAGAAAGCGATCGCGATCGGACTGTCCTACGTGGCTGAGCATCTCCCGACCGACAAAGTGATCGTCATGGATGCAGATGGAGAGGATGCTCCCTCTGATATCAACAGCCTGGTGAGAAAATCGCTTGAAGAGCCGGACAAGATCATTTTTGCAGAAAGAAACAAAAGAACAGAAGGGCTGCTATTCAGGTCGTTCTATATTATCTATAAGTTGATCTTCAACCTGTTGACCGGAAAAATGATCACTTTCGGAAATTTTAGTCTGATCCCAAAAAGCAGGCTGCAAAATTTGGTACGCGTTTCCGAGATCTGGAATAATTATCCCGGTGGCATTATCAAATCGCGCATTCCGTACGATTCTGTACTGACCAACCGGGCGAAAAGACTTGCTGGCGAAAGTAAAATGAACTTTGTATCGCTTGTTCTGCACGGCCTGAGCGCGATTTCGGTGATGATCGATACTACTGCTGTCCGGATACTGATTTTTTCTATTTTCATGTCTGGCGTGGCAATCGCCTTCATTTTTGTTATTTTATTTTTGAAACTGATCGGAAATGCGACACCGGGCTGGGCTTCCACTTTGGGCAGTACGCTGATGATCTTGATGCTGCAAGCGTTTTTAATCTCTCTTTTTCTGGTATTTATGGTGTTGCAATACCGTTCCCAGCAGCATTTCATTCCGGCTGTGCATTACCGTGACTTCGTGGAAAAGGTTGATACTATCGCCTAG
- a CDS encoding RrF2 family transcriptional regulator yields the protein MISKKAKYALKALKVLAEQYGKGPVLISYIAEKEKIPKKFLEAILLDLRNNGVLQSQKGKGGGYLLRVPPGEVNFSKVLRIIDGPIAPALCVSMFFYGRCDDCKDEETCSLRTVLERWRDANLAVLDKTTLNDLLRAENAGSDLLAQNSAITPDV from the coding sequence ATGATTTCTAAAAAAGCCAAATACGCCCTGAAAGCTCTGAAAGTTTTAGCAGAGCAATACGGAAAAGGTCCTGTCCTGATATCTTATATCGCTGAAAAAGAGAAGATCCCTAAGAAATTTTTGGAGGCTATTCTGCTGGACCTGCGCAATAATGGTGTTTTGCAAAGTCAAAAAGGAAAGGGCGGCGGTTATCTTTTGCGCGTACCGCCCGGCGAAGTGAATTTTTCTAAAGTACTGCGGATCATCGACGGCCCGATCGCGCCTGCGCTGTGCGTTTCGATGTTTTTTTACGGTCGCTGCGATGATTGCAAAGATGAAGAAACCTGCAGTCTTCGGACAGTACTTGAAAGGTGGCGGGACGCCAACCTGGCGGTTTTGGACAAAACGACATTGAACGATCTGCTCCGGGCAGAGAATGCCGGTTCTGATCTATTGGCTCAAAACAGCGCGATCACTCCGGACGTATAG
- a CDS encoding 3-hydroxyacyl-CoA dehydrogenase/enoyl-CoA hydratase family protein — MNRSIRKVAVLGSGIMGSRIACHFANIGVEVLLLDIVPKELSEVEKAKGVTAEHPAFRNKIVNESLQQTIKATPASLYSPTFASRIKTGNFDDNLADIKNYDWVIEVVVERLDIKKGLFEKVDALRKPGTLITSNTSGIPIHLMAEGRSEDFRKHFCATHFFNPPRYLRLLEIIPTTDTDPQIIEFLMHYGDLFLGKTTVLCKDTPGFIANRLGIYALIQTIRVAEEMGLSVDEVDKLTGPVAGRPKSGTYRLSDVVGLDTTVHVANNLYASGEGTDESRDAFKLPAVMQKLFDNKWLGDKTGQGFYKKIKDEKGKSVILALDFETLEYKPSGKVKFPTLETTKAIGDTWKRFPVLLAGEDKVGEFYRKTFADIFRYATFRIPEISDEIFRIDQAISAGFGWQFGLFETWDAIGLKNMLGIMESLDQKPAQWVYEMLEAGNESFYKVENGKRLYYDIPSKSYKKIPGQDSIILLSNLSDNIVWKNAGANLYDIGDGILNLEFKSKMNTMGAEVIEGIQKGISIAEKDFRGLVIGNESTEAFSAGANLAMLFMFAIEQEFDEINMVIAQFQQTMMRVRYSSIPVVTAPHSLALGGGCELNLHADKVVAHAETYIGLVELGVGLIPAGGGTKEMALRCSDMYHAGDTELNILQTAFMNIAQAKVSTSAQEAREMNYLQEKDQIVLNRSRLIAEAKQAAVELAENGYTQPKQRSDIKVQGKTGMALFMAGIAQMRLANYISDHDAKLANKLAYVINGGDLSYPQMVTEQYLLDLEREAFLSLCGEKKTLERMQGLLNGGKPPRN; from the coding sequence ATGAACCGTTCAATCCGTAAAGTAGCTGTGTTAGGTTCCGGGATCATGGGATCCAGAATTGCCTGTCATTTTGCAAACATAGGTGTGGAAGTCCTTTTGCTTGATATTGTTCCGAAAGAGCTTTCCGAAGTCGAAAAGGCCAAAGGCGTAACCGCAGAACACCCGGCTTTCCGAAATAAGATCGTAAACGAATCGCTTCAACAAACTATTAAGGCTACCCCGGCTTCACTATATAGCCCGACATTTGCCTCCCGCATTAAAACGGGAAACTTTGACGATAACCTGGCTGATATTAAAAACTACGACTGGGTAATTGAAGTAGTCGTAGAGCGGCTGGATATCAAGAAAGGTCTTTTTGAAAAAGTAGACGCGCTTCGCAAGCCCGGGACGCTCATTACCTCGAATACTTCCGGTATCCCGATCCATTTAATGGCGGAAGGCCGGAGCGAGGATTTCAGGAAGCATTTCTGCGCCACCCACTTTTTCAACCCGCCCAGGTATCTGCGCCTGCTCGAAATCATTCCGACTACCGATACCGATCCGCAGATCATTGAGTTTCTGATGCATTATGGTGACCTGTTTTTGGGAAAAACCACCGTATTATGTAAAGATACCCCAGGCTTTATCGCCAACCGGCTGGGCATATATGCACTGATTCAGACGATCCGCGTGGCGGAGGAAATGGGGCTAAGTGTAGATGAAGTTGATAAGCTTACCGGTCCGGTTGCAGGCCGGCCCAAGTCGGGTACTTACCGGCTTTCGGATGTGGTCGGACTGGATACGACGGTTCACGTAGCGAACAATCTGTATGCTTCCGGTGAAGGTACCGACGAATCCCGCGACGCATTCAAGCTGCCTGCTGTGATGCAGAAACTGTTTGATAATAAGTGGCTTGGCGACAAAACCGGTCAGGGTTTTTATAAAAAAATAAAAGACGAAAAAGGTAAATCTGTAATCCTTGCGCTCGATTTTGAAACGCTGGAATACAAACCTTCGGGAAAAGTAAAATTTCCAACCCTGGAAACTACGAAAGCTATCGGAGATACCTGGAAGCGCTTTCCCGTATTGCTGGCAGGTGAGGATAAGGTCGGTGAATTTTACAGAAAAACATTCGCCGATATATTCCGGTACGCCACTTTCCGCATTCCTGAAATCTCTGATGAAATTTTCAGGATTGATCAGGCGATTTCCGCTGGTTTTGGCTGGCAATTCGGCCTGTTTGAAACCTGGGATGCGATCGGGCTGAAAAATATGCTCGGTATCATGGAAAGCCTTGACCAGAAACCTGCGCAGTGGGTTTATGAAATGCTGGAAGCAGGCAACGAGTCCTTTTACAAAGTAGAAAACGGAAAGCGGCTTTATTATGATATTCCTTCCAAATCTTACAAAAAAATCCCCGGCCAGGATAGCATCATCCTGCTCAGCAATCTGTCTGACAACATTGTATGGAAGAATGCAGGTGCCAATCTGTACGACATCGGTGACGGCATTTTGAACCTCGAATTCAAATCCAAAATGAATACGATGGGCGCGGAGGTAATTGAAGGTATCCAGAAAGGAATAAGTATTGCGGAGAAGGATTTTCGCGGACTGGTGATCGGAAATGAATCCACCGAGGCGTTTTCTGCCGGAGCTAACCTGGCCATGCTGTTCATGTTCGCGATCGAGCAGGAGTTTGACGAGATCAATATGGTGATCGCACAGTTTCAGCAAACGATGATGCGCGTGCGCTATTCTTCAATTCCGGTCGTAACGGCGCCGCATTCGCTGGCATTGGGTGGCGGCTGCGAGCTGAACCTGCACGCCGATAAAGTGGTAGCGCATGCCGAGACTTATATCGGACTGGTAGAACTGGGCGTCGGACTGATCCCCGCCGGGGGCGGTACCAAGGAAATGGCGCTACGCTGCTCGGACATGTACCACGCAGGTGATACCGAATTGAATATCCTGCAAACTGCCTTCATGAATATTGCACAGGCGAAAGTGTCCACCTCCGCCCAGGAAGCGAGGGAAATGAATTATTTGCAGGAAAAAGACCAGATTGTTCTCAACCGGTCCCGTCTGATCGCCGAGGCGAAACAGGCTGCTGTCGAGCTGGCTGAAAACGGCTACACACAACCGAAACAGCGAAGTGATATCAAAGTCCAGGGCAAAACAGGCATGGCGCTTTTCATGGCGGGTATCGCGCAGATGCGACTTGCCAATTACATCAGCGATCACGACGCCAAACTCGCCAATAAACTGGCTTATGTGATCAACGGCGGGGATTTGAGCTATCCGCAAATGGTAACCGAGCAATATCTGCTCGACCTCGAAAGAGAAGCTTTCCTGTCACTCTGCGGCGAAAAGAAAACACTGGAAAGAATGCAGGGACTCTTGAACGGAGGTAAGCCGCCGAGAAACTGA
- a CDS encoding MarR family winged helix-turn-helix transcriptional regulator, protein MRKEKTVDFQIKRAWHSISRMYNTYAARHDTTMSVGYVLLNIDIENGTPATKIAPLLGMEPRSLVRMLKTLEEKGLIRREISENDKRFVRIVLTDLGKEKRELAREGVISLNTMIRDKIPLDKLVTFFEVIKDINRLVEEENQKLKAGDGGIDEF, encoded by the coding sequence ATGCGCAAAGAGAAAACCGTTGATTTTCAGATAAAAAGGGCCTGGCATTCTATTTCAAGAATGTACAACACTTACGCTGCCAGGCATGATACTACCATGTCTGTCGGCTATGTGCTCCTGAATATTGATATTGAAAACGGAACGCCGGCCACCAAAATCGCACCGTTGCTTGGTATGGAGCCGCGGAGCCTGGTGCGGATGCTCAAAACACTGGAAGAGAAAGGGTTAATCAGGCGCGAAATCAGTGAAAACGACAAACGTTTTGTACGAATTGTACTGACTGATCTGGGAAAAGAAAAGCGTGAGCTGGCGCGGGAAGGCGTTATTTCGTTGAATACAATGATCAGGGACAAAATCCCACTCGATAAGCTGGTCACATTTTTTGAAGTGATCAAAGATATCAACAGGCTAGTCGAAGAAGAAAATCAAAAGTTAAAGGCTGGCGACGGCGGAATTGATGAATTTTAG
- a CDS encoding helix-turn-helix domain-containing protein — protein sequence MGKNRKHSAELRLAVVKSYLGGGGINELARRFGITRSCIQKWVGHYKQGGGSSLLPQYGRDYTIEFKQQVVFAYQKQGLSLNECCFKFKIPSKSTLHVWVRQYEQFGIDGFSTARGRPRSMKNKPKIIKTYGPLTRLEQLENENLRLRAENDLLKKLDALIRQKEAAQKKKR from the coding sequence ATGGGTAAAAACAGAAAACACAGTGCAGAGTTGAGGTTAGCGGTTGTAAAATCTTATTTAGGCGGAGGTGGTATTAATGAATTGGCCAGACGCTTTGGGATTACTAGGTCCTGTATACAGAAATGGGTGGGACACTATAAACAAGGCGGCGGTTCAAGTCTTTTGCCGCAATACGGGCGCGATTACACAATAGAATTTAAGCAACAAGTTGTGTTCGCTTATCAGAAACAGGGTTTATCTTTGAATGAGTGCTGCTTCAAATTTAAAATACCCAGTAAAAGTACTTTACATGTTTGGGTCCGGCAGTATGAGCAGTTTGGTATAGATGGTTTTAGCACGGCCCGTGGCAGGCCCAGGTCTATGAAAAACAAACCCAAGATCATAAAAACATACGGTCCATTGACCCGGTTAGAGCAGCTCGAAAACGAAAACCTGCGCCTGAGGGCAGAAAATGACTTGCTAAAAAAGTTGGATGCCTTAATCCGCCAGAAGGAAGCTGCGCAAAAGAAAAAGCGTTGA
- a CDS encoding IS3 family transposase, protein MELFEIPRSNFYYHIKNSAQASKYKEAKKQIRQVYDRHKGRFGYRRITMMIRKMGSELNHKTVLKLMKSMGLKSLIRLKRYRSYKGQTGRVAPNILNRDFKSEKPSQKWATDVSEFRVKDKKLFLSPIIDLFNGEIISYNLSESANFKQVTQMLETAFKKINKPENLVLHSDQGWQYQMSKYQKILESKGIIQSMSRKGNCLDNAIIENFFGTIKSELFYLNKYQSTDQLKEDIKEYIDYYNNDRIRLNLNGMSPAQYRAHHTNR, encoded by the coding sequence TTGGAGCTCTTTGAAATACCCAGGAGCAATTTCTACTACCATATTAAAAATAGCGCTCAGGCCAGCAAGTATAAGGAGGCGAAAAAGCAGATCAGGCAAGTTTACGATCGGCATAAGGGAAGGTTCGGCTACCGTCGCATCACAATGATGATCAGGAAGATGGGCAGCGAGCTCAACCATAAAACGGTCTTAAAGCTGATGAAGTCCATGGGCCTGAAATCGTTGATCCGTCTCAAAAGGTACCGCTCTTACAAAGGCCAGACAGGCAGGGTTGCGCCCAATATTCTCAACAGGGATTTTAAATCTGAAAAACCATCACAGAAATGGGCGACGGATGTCTCCGAGTTCAGGGTGAAAGACAAAAAACTTTTTCTGTCTCCTATTATTGACCTGTTTAATGGAGAAATCATCAGTTACAACCTGTCCGAATCAGCTAATTTTAAGCAAGTAACACAAATGCTCGAAACGGCATTTAAAAAGATCAATAAGCCAGAAAATCTGGTACTGCATTCCGACCAGGGCTGGCAATACCAAATGAGTAAATATCAAAAAATACTTGAATCGAAGGGTATTATCCAAAGCATGTCCAGAAAAGGCAACTGCCTGGACAATGCGATTATTGAAAACTTTTTTGGCACCATTAAATCAGAGTTGTTCTACCTGAACAAATACCAAAGCACCGACCAGCTGAAAGAAGACATCAAGGAATATATCGACTACTACAACAACGACAGGATCAGGCTTAATTTAAATGGAATGAGCCCGGCACAATACCGGGCTCATCACACTAATCGTTAA
- a CDS encoding peroxiredoxin family protein, with product MRAIISGVSLLFFLFQIGCKSSSEANLKNGIWRATLSRDNQELPFLLDISKNPDGKTYNVYALNGAEKLSMDTAYFENDSLVITMQLFDAKIVAIAEDEHLKGVYYRLANGVVSGSLPFEAKFGEKYTFFKPGEAKSAKNVTGKWATIFINEETGDSTQAVGVLTQTGTDVTGSFLTTTGDYRYLTGSVNGDSLFLSTFDGSNAKLFKAAIGDGKMTGSLKSGLKASRTWAATLDPKAELPDANSLTFMKPGADRVDFKFADPSGKEWSLQDPRFAGKPVIIQIMGSWCPNCMDETNFLAPWYDKNKDRGVEIIGLSFERSDKPEIANPKITKMVDRFKINYPVVLAGTTSEEATAKALPMLNKVMSYPTTIFVDKKGKVREIHTGFSGPGTGKYYDEFVTEFNTLMDKLIAEK from the coding sequence ATGAGAGCGATCATTTCAGGAGTTTCCCTGCTATTTTTTTTATTCCAGATCGGCTGCAAATCGTCCTCCGAAGCCAATCTTAAAAATGGCATCTGGCGCGCCACGCTTAGCCGTGACAATCAGGAACTTCCGTTTCTGCTCGATATCTCGAAAAATCCCGATGGAAAAACGTACAACGTTTATGCATTGAACGGGGCCGAAAAGCTGAGCATGGACACCGCATATTTCGAAAACGATTCGCTGGTGATCACGATGCAGCTTTTTGATGCCAAAATTGTCGCAATAGCGGAGGATGAGCATTTAAAAGGTGTTTATTACCGATTGGCAAACGGCGTAGTTTCCGGGTCACTACCTTTTGAGGCGAAGTTTGGCGAGAAATACACTTTCTTCAAACCAGGCGAAGCCAAAAGCGCAAAAAATGTTACCGGCAAGTGGGCTACGATTTTTATTAATGAAGAAACGGGCGACAGTACGCAGGCCGTAGGTGTACTCACTCAAACCGGAACCGATGTTACAGGTTCATTTCTGACCACTACCGGCGATTATCGTTATCTGACAGGAAGTGTGAACGGGGACAGCCTTTTCCTTTCCACTTTTGACGGTTCCAATGCAAAGCTTTTTAAAGCCGCTATTGGTGACGGAAAAATGACCGGGTCCCTGAAATCCGGGCTTAAAGCTTCACGGACGTGGGCTGCAACACTCGACCCGAAAGCAGAGCTGCCTGATGCGAATAGCCTCACATTCATGAAGCCCGGCGCCGATCGCGTCGATTTCAAATTCGCTGATCCTTCCGGTAAAGAATGGTCGTTGCAGGATCCCCGGTTTGCGGGCAAGCCGGTCATCATTCAGATCATGGGCTCGTGGTGCCCGAATTGTATGGACGAAACCAACTTCCTCGCGCCCTGGTATGATAAAAATAAAGACCGAGGCGTAGAAATCATCGGGCTTTCATTTGAACGTTCAGACAAGCCGGAGATCGCTAATCCAAAGATTACCAAGATGGTAGATCGTTTCAAGATCAATTACCCCGTAGTACTTGCGGGTACGACTTCTGAGGAGGCGACGGCCAAAGCACTTCCGATGCTCAATAAGGTAATGTCCTATCCCACTACCATTTTTGTTGATAAAAAAGGAAAAGTCCGCGAGATACATACCGGCTTTTCGGGCCCGGGAACAGGCAAGTACTATGACGAGTTCGTGACCGAGTTCAATACCTTGATGGACAAGCTTATCGCTGAAAAATAG
- the rsmH gene encoding 16S rRNA (cytosine(1402)-N(4))-methyltransferase RsmH, translated as MDQQSTYHEPVMLQECLEGLQIDPTGIYVDVTFGGGGHSKAILERLTTGRLLVFDQDPDAARNAEALKEDKRFTFIAANFRHLKRYLKLHKAEKVNGILADLGVSSHQINTPERGFSTRFEADLDMRMNPGTDKTAREVLNSRSARELQRILGMYGEVTNAKTAAEAIFSSRHNTPIETVNDLKGILMRFAPKHRENKYFAQVFQALRIEVNDELLVLEEFLSQVPEVLAPGGRLVVMSYHSLEDRLVKNFIQKGKFDGELEKDFYGNVLKPLNSVTRKPVEATEEEVARNPRARSAKLRSAEKEE; from the coding sequence ATGGATCAACAAAGTACCTATCACGAACCTGTCATGTTGCAGGAATGTCTTGAAGGATTACAAATCGATCCAACCGGTATTTACGTCGATGTCACATTTGGAGGCGGCGGACATTCCAAAGCGATATTGGAACGGCTGACAACCGGTCGGCTGCTCGTTTTCGACCAGGATCCCGATGCCGCCCGGAATGCGGAAGCTTTGAAAGAAGACAAGCGATTTACATTCATAGCCGCCAATTTCAGGCATTTGAAAAGGTACCTGAAACTGCACAAAGCAGAAAAAGTCAATGGTATCCTGGCCGATCTGGGCGTTTCTTCCCATCAGATCAATACCCCTGAAAGAGGATTTTCAACGAGATTCGAGGCGGACCTGGATATGCGGATGAACCCTGGCACCGACAAAACTGCTCGCGAAGTGTTGAATTCGAGATCGGCGCGGGAGCTGCAAAGGATATTAGGAATGTACGGCGAGGTAACCAATGCAAAAACTGCTGCTGAAGCGATTTTTTCTTCACGCCATAATACGCCCATTGAAACTGTCAATGATTTAAAAGGTATCCTGATGCGTTTTGCGCCCAAACATCGTGAAAACAAATATTTTGCCCAGGTTTTCCAGGCTTTGCGGATTGAGGTAAATGATGAATTACTGGTGCTGGAAGAATTTCTTTCGCAAGTGCCGGAAGTGCTCGCTCCTGGTGGAAGACTGGTAGTTATGTCTTACCATTCGCTGGAAGACAGGCTCGTCAAGAACTTTATCCAAAAAGGAAAATTTGACGGAGAGCTCGAAAAAGACTTCTACGGAAATGTATTAAAGCCACTCAACAGCGTTACCAGAAAGCCGGTAGAGGCGACCGAGGAAGAAGTGGCCAGAAATCCAAGAGCGAGGAGCGCGAAATTAAGAAGCGCAGAAAAGGAAGAGTAA
- a CDS encoding FtsL-like putative cell division protein has product MAENKKKPKPIPPKPPRRKREYHLFNWLNKFLPLDRVFGEKAPGREERLPVKYFYYFGWVVILLVAYERIGFQSEQYVRNSIKLKKEVDDLRAEYHSIHSEYQKSKKQSVIIEKVRATGLEENLTPPKKIIVKAEEY; this is encoded by the coding sequence ATGGCGGAAAATAAAAAAAAACCAAAACCGATACCCCCGAAACCGCCTAGACGCAAGCGGGAATATCATCTTTTTAACTGGCTGAACAAATTTTTACCGCTCGACCGGGTATTCGGTGAAAAAGCGCCGGGTCGTGAGGAGCGGCTGCCTGTCAAATACTTCTATTATTTTGGCTGGGTGGTGATTTTGCTGGTAGCCTATGAAAGGATCGGATTTCAGTCTGAACAATATGTGCGGAACAGCATTAAGCTGAAAAAGGAAGTGGACGATCTGCGTGCCGAGTACCATTCCATTCATTCAGAATATCAGAAAAGTAAAAAGCAGTCTGTTATCATTGAAAAAGTGAGAGCAACGGGTCTGGAGGAAAACCTGACGCCACCGAAGAAGATCATTGTCAAAGCCGAGGAATATTGA